One genomic segment of Styela clava chromosome 3, kaStyClav1.hap1.2, whole genome shotgun sequence includes these proteins:
- the LOC120342144 gene encoding UPF0729 protein C18orf32 homolog, protein MVCIPCIVIPFLLWVYHKYLQPFLYPIISKFWTPKSLESNSEKSGTTGMKCPVTGKTEESPHDKNSTEETRTIAAGGDKKTD, encoded by the exons ATGGTTTGCATACCCTGTATTGTGATCCCTTTTTTATTATGGGTTTATCACAAGTATCTTCAACCGTTCCTGTATCCAATAATATCAAAATTCTGGACTCCAAAATCATTGGAATCGAACTCAGAAAAATCGGGTACTACCGGTATGAAG TGCCCAGTGACTGGAAAAACTGAAGAATCACCCCATGATAAGAATAGTACAGAAGAAACGCGAACTATAGCTGCAGGTGGTGATAAGAAAACAGACTGA